One Dermochelys coriacea isolate rDerCor1 chromosome 21, rDerCor1.pri.v4, whole genome shotgun sequence genomic window carries:
- the LOC119846375 gene encoding metallothionein-like, whose product MDPQDCPCATSGSCTCADSKNCKCTSCKKSCCSCCLARCNNCAKGCVCKDPASSKCSCCP is encoded by the coding sequence ATGGATCCCCAGGACTGTCCTTGTGCTACCAGTGGCTCCTGTACCTGTGCTGACTCCAAAAATTGCAAGTGCACCTCTTGCAAAAAGAGTTGTTGCTCCTGTTGCCTAGCTAGATGCAATAATTGTGCCAAGGGCTGTGTCTGCAAAGATCCAGCATCCAGTAAATGCAGTTGCTGTCCCTAA